One region of Turicibacter bilis genomic DNA includes:
- a CDS encoding type II toxin-antitoxin system PemK/MazF family toxin: protein MSYLINDLRNTLKNKYNKNQSTSVSIEALHEIQNVFAHTNIMLSQGNLERTVNYAHIHDLWIQNEYKQLNNNYYNYSRGDIISLVDLGTCNIGTEIRYPHPCVVLYDNNEDWVIVAPITAATKDKSTGKPIIHEFEVFAQKSNTTTKKKNLYLFKKDSVIQVDQITRVSKYRILNKKRFKLRENLLNEIDNIILKKYIPKKDELLEKLKDVISNQKSIIAQKEKEITDLQNTITNQEQLIKQINLELANLKRELKK from the coding sequence ATGAGCTATTTAATCAATGATTTACGAAATACTCTAAAAAATAAATACAATAAAAATCAGTCTACCTCTGTTTCGATAGAAGCATTGCATGAAATACAAAATGTATTTGCTCATACGAATATAATGCTCAGTCAAGGTAATTTAGAACGAACTGTAAATTATGCTCATATTCATGATCTTTGGATACAAAATGAATATAAGCAGTTAAATAATAATTATTATAATTATAGCCGTGGAGATATTATTTCTTTAGTAGATTTAGGAACTTGTAATATTGGAACTGAAATACGTTACCCTCATCCTTGTGTTGTCTTATATGACAATAACGAAGATTGGGTTATTGTAGCTCCTATTACGGCTGCAACAAAAGACAAGTCGACGGGAAAGCCTATTATACATGAATTTGAAGTGTTTGCTCAAAAATCGAACACTACTACTAAAAAGAAAAATCTTTATCTATTTAAGAAGGATTCTGTAATACAGGTGGACCAAATAACTCGCGTAAGTAAATATCGCATACTTAATAAAAAACGATTCAAATTGCGAGAAAATCTCTTAAATGAGATTGATAATATTATTTTAAAAAAGTATATTCCTAAAAAGGATGAGTTACTTGAAAAATTAAAAGATGTGATTTCTAATCAGAAATCTATTATTGCTCAAAAAGAGAAAGAAATTACAGATTTACAAAATACTATCACTAATCAAGAACAACTGATTAAACAAATAAACCTAGAACTTGCAAATTTAAAAAGAGAACTTAAAAAGTAA
- a CDS encoding HNH endonuclease: MIEIKKGPVPAFLKKYRKESIFEELSTADKDSLRTELLKEQGYICAYCMKRINDYKDTKIEHYQPRNSTNQLQYSNLMIVCRGNEGSPSHLATCDTKKQNATLYLNPQNSTHIETISYTPQGIIKSSDSRIDNDLNVHLNLNCYHGYLVTNRKAVLDEFKKHLYHEGKGGKDTIPYLLKSKDKFEKLNQEGKYTEYVGIILHYINKKLKSKGIS; encoded by the coding sequence AGAATCTATTTTTGAAGAATTATCGACTGCAGATAAGGATTCATTAAGGACTGAGTTGTTAAAAGAGCAGGGCTATATCTGTGCTTATTGTATGAAGCGTATTAATGATTATAAAGATACTAAGATTGAACATTATCAACCTAGAAATAGTACTAATCAATTACAATACTCTAATTTAATGATTGTTTGTAGAGGAAATGAAGGATCTCCTAGTCATTTAGCGACATGTGATACGAAAAAACAAAACGCTACCCTGTACTTGAACCCTCAAAATAGTACGCATATTGAAACTATTAGTTATACTCCTCAAGGAATTATTAAATCTAGTGATTCTAGAATTGATAACGATTTAAATGTACACTTGAATTTAAATTGTTATCACGGATATTTAGTTACTAATAGAAAAGCGGTACTAGATGAATTTAAGAAACATTTATACCATGAAGGAAAAGGAGGAAAAGATACTATACCTTACTTATTAAAATCTAAGGACAAGTTTGAAAAATTAAATCAGGAAGGCAAATACACAGAGTATGTAGGAATTATTTTACATTACATCAATAAAAAATTAAAAAGTAAAGGAATTTCTTAA